The following proteins are encoded in a genomic region of uncultured Hyphomonas sp.:
- a CDS encoding glutathione S-transferase family protein codes for MITLYGWGPMFDCPSPSPFVMKADIQLQMLGVEFTRAIADLNAVPKQKAPYVIDDGQLIEDSNFIRHHYETKLGKGLYDGMSGKDIALSWAMERMAEGQLTKIMGYERWMKEDNFNKGPAQFFADVPAPARPSVLKEVRDGVTATNMGEGTGRFTEAERMQLADWDIGAIALQLGDQDYLLGDAPTCADAAVAAVLISCATEFFDTPLSGLVRKHDNLVAYLDRMTSRYFGHATWPEWPALEQEPA; via the coding sequence ATGATCACGCTTTATGGATGGGGCCCCATGTTCGACTGCCCCTCGCCCAGCCCCTTTGTCATGAAGGCTGACATCCAGCTGCAGATGCTGGGCGTGGAATTCACCCGCGCCATCGCAGACCTCAATGCCGTGCCGAAGCAAAAGGCACCCTACGTCATCGATGACGGCCAGCTGATCGAAGACAGCAACTTCATCCGCCACCACTATGAAACGAAACTCGGCAAAGGCCTCTATGACGGCATGAGCGGCAAGGACATTGCCCTCAGCTGGGCCATGGAGCGTATGGCGGAAGGCCAGCTGACGAAGATCATGGGCTATGAACGCTGGATGAAGGAAGACAACTTCAACAAGGGACCGGCGCAGTTCTTCGCCGATGTGCCCGCACCCGCCCGGCCATCGGTGCTGAAGGAAGTCCGCGACGGTGTCACCGCAACCAATATGGGTGAAGGCACGGGCCGCTTCACCGAGGCCGAACGCATGCAACTCGCCGACTGGGACATCGGCGCCATCGCACTGCAACTGGGCGATCAGGACTATTTGCTGGGTGACGCCCCAACCTGCGCCGATGCTGCGGTGGCCGCGGTGCTGATTTCCTGCGCAACGGAGTTCTTCGACACGCCGCTGAGCGGCCTGGTTCGCAAGCACGATAACCTCGTCGCCTATCTTGACCGGATGACGTCCCGCTATTTCGGGCATGCGACCTGGCCGGAATGGCCCGCGCTGGAGCAGGAACCCGCCTGA
- the alr gene encoding alanine racemase, with protein sequence MSSQPRATVHLNNIVANWRTLAGLNPKANTAAVVKANAYGLGAERVSAALAAAGCDTFFVAYPEEGAAVRKAVGPGPAIFVLNGPSASTLHLFHASALTAVLNSKAQIDLWAEAPGLPCALHFDTGMNRLGLPASMLQTDGDALRALTPVLVMSHLACADEPDHAMNAAQLAAFSEIAAAFPGVPASLANSAGCYLGRDYGFQLTRPGLALYGGSRPPARITIRHAVTLEAEILSVFPVTAGETVGYGATYTAPQDALLATVGLGYADGVLRSASNCFIGWLDGTPCPVTGRVTMDLITVDVSKAQQAAKAGRRVEFLGEHAKLEDQAARANTLGYELLTGLGTRVERLYP encoded by the coding sequence ATGTCGTCCCAGCCTCGCGCCACCGTTCATCTGAACAATATCGTCGCCAACTGGCGCACGCTGGCGGGGCTGAATCCCAAAGCGAACACAGCGGCCGTCGTAAAGGCGAACGCCTACGGCCTCGGTGCGGAACGCGTCTCTGCCGCGCTCGCAGCTGCCGGATGTGACACCTTCTTTGTCGCCTATCCCGAAGAAGGCGCCGCAGTGCGCAAGGCCGTGGGGCCGGGGCCGGCCATTTTCGTGCTCAACGGGCCTTCCGCTTCGACTCTGCACTTGTTCCATGCCAGCGCCCTGACCGCTGTCCTGAACAGCAAGGCCCAGATTGACCTCTGGGCCGAAGCGCCGGGCCTGCCCTGCGCGCTGCACTTCGACACCGGCATGAACCGGCTCGGCCTGCCTGCCAGCATGCTGCAGACGGATGGCGATGCGCTCCGTGCCCTGACGCCCGTCCTGGTGATGAGCCATCTGGCCTGCGCCGACGAGCCGGACCACGCGATGAACGCCGCCCAGCTGGCCGCCTTCAGCGAGATCGCCGCCGCCTTTCCCGGCGTGCCGGCCAGCCTTGCCAATTCCGCCGGCTGCTATCTTGGCCGCGACTACGGTTTCCAGCTCACCCGCCCCGGCCTCGCCCTTTATGGCGGTTCCAGGCCGCCCGCACGTATCACCATCCGGCACGCCGTCACGCTGGAAGCGGAGATCCTCAGCGTGTTTCCTGTGACGGCCGGCGAAACGGTCGGCTATGGCGCCACATACACAGCGCCGCAGGATGCCCTGCTGGCCACGGTCGGTCTTGGATATGCGGACGGCGTGCTCAGATCCGCGTCGAACTGCTTCATCGGCTGGCTGGATGGCACGCCCTGCCCGGTGACCGGACGGGTGACCATGGACCTCATCACGGTTGATGTTTCTAAGGCACAGCAGGCAGCAAAAGCAGGCCGCCGCGTTGAATTCCTCGGCGAGCATGCCAAACTCGAAGATCAGGCCGCGCGGGCCAACACGCTTGGCTATGAACTACTCACAGGACTTGGGACTCGTGTCGAACGCCTCTACCCGTAA
- a CDS encoding flavodoxin domain-containing protein, protein MKGAIFYSGQYGSTAQYADWISEATGLPVFNAKRANADPADFDFVVLGSSVIIYKLTIRKWVARHLPNLLNRPVLIYTVSGAAPGPKLDGWVHDSLPTSLVSHAERFAFQGRLDINSVGWWTRTVLKIGAMMNKDPEGRKDELHGFDYMDKSAIDPLVARIHELTATPRNGA, encoded by the coding sequence ATGAAGGGCGCGATATTCTACTCCGGCCAGTATGGCAGCACAGCGCAATATGCCGACTGGATCAGTGAGGCCACCGGCCTGCCGGTCTTCAACGCCAAACGTGCGAATGCCGATCCGGCAGACTTCGACTTCGTGGTCCTTGGTAGCTCGGTCATCATATACAAGCTCACCATCCGGAAATGGGTCGCCCGGCACTTGCCAAACCTGCTGAACCGGCCGGTCCTCATCTATACCGTGTCAGGTGCAGCGCCCGGCCCGAAACTCGACGGGTGGGTGCATGACAGCCTGCCCACCAGTCTTGTCTCTCACGCAGAGCGCTTTGCCTTTCAGGGCCGGCTCGACATCAATTCCGTTGGCTGGTGGACGCGCACGGTCCTGAAGATCGGCGCCATGATGAACAAGGACCCGGAAGGCCGGAAGGACGAACTTCACGGGTTCGACTATATGGACAAATCCGCGATTGATCCGCTTGTCGCCCGCATCCACGAACTGACGGCCACGCCGCGCAACGGGGCTTAA
- a CDS encoding ATP-binding cassette domain-containing protein → MTTPILSLQNVEKRFGKNHVLRGVTLDVAPGESLVVIGGSGSGKSVMLKNALGLMTPDSGQILFNGEDVTQAKGKTRARMRERVGMLFQSGALFDSLTVWENVAFRLVNSGVVNRAKAKDRAIETLSKVRLGPDVADLYPAEISGGMQKRVSLARSIISKPDLIFFDEPTTGLDPITADAINDLIIEQVRGLGAATVTITHDMASARKIADEVAMLFEGEIIWRGKASDVDNSGNPYVDQFVHGRAEGPIQPAL, encoded by the coding sequence GTGACCACTCCCATTCTCAGCCTCCAGAACGTCGAGAAACGCTTCGGCAAGAACCATGTCCTGCGCGGCGTGACGCTGGACGTTGCCCCCGGTGAAAGTCTTGTCGTGATCGGCGGCTCAGGTTCCGGCAAGTCCGTCATGCTGAAGAACGCCCTCGGCCTGATGACACCGGATTCCGGCCAGATCCTGTTCAACGGGGAAGACGTGACCCAGGCCAAGGGCAAGACGCGCGCCCGCATGCGCGAGCGTGTCGGCATGCTGTTCCAGTCCGGCGCATTGTTCGACTCGCTGACGGTCTGGGAGAATGTCGCGTTCCGCCTCGTGAATTCTGGCGTGGTCAACCGCGCCAAGGCAAAGGACCGCGCGATCGAGACGCTCAGCAAGGTCCGCCTCGGGCCCGACGTGGCAGACCTTTATCCGGCAGAGATTTCCGGCGGCATGCAGAAACGCGTCTCGCTTGCCCGCTCGATCATTTCGAAGCCGGACCTGATCTTCTTCGACGAACCGACGACCGGCCTCGACCCGATTACGGCAGATGCCATCAACGACCTGATCATCGAACAGGTACGCGGCCTCGGCGCTGCCACGGTGACCATCACTCACGACATGGCCTCGGCCCGCAAGATCGCCGACGAGGTCGCCATGCTGTTCGAAGGCGAAATCATCTGGCGCGGCAAGGCGTCCGACGTCGACAATAGCGGCAACCCTTATGTCGACCAGTTCGTACACGGACGCGCAGAGGGCCCCATCCAGCCCGCGCTTTAA
- a CDS encoding GNAT family N-acetyltransferase, protein MASKPTVRSATREDLPTLKAFEQGIITAERPYDHTLKPDPISYYDIGELIDSDEAEVSVVELDGEIVASGYAQKKRSRHYIQHEYHAFLGFMFVRPEYRGQGLNKVLIDHLTGWAKANDLSEIRLTVYSTNEPAIRAYEKAGFAPYITEMRLNLDE, encoded by the coding sequence ATGGCGAGCAAACCCACCGTCCGGTCCGCAACGCGCGAAGACCTGCCGACCCTGAAAGCATTCGAGCAGGGCATCATTACGGCTGAGCGGCCATATGATCATACGCTGAAGCCGGACCCGATCAGCTATTACGATATCGGCGAGTTGATCGATTCCGATGAGGCGGAAGTGTCGGTCGTGGAGCTGGATGGCGAAATCGTCGCGTCGGGCTATGCCCAGAAAAAGCGTTCGAGGCATTACATCCAGCACGAATACCATGCCTTCCTGGGCTTCATGTTCGTCCGTCCGGAATATCGCGGCCAGGGACTGAACAAGGTGCTGATCGATCACCTGACCGGCTGGGCGAAGGCCAATGACCTCAGCGAGATCCGGCTGACGGTCTACTCCACCAATGAGCCCGCCATCCGCGCCTATGAGAAGGCAGGCTTTGCGCCCTACATCACCGAGATGCGCCTGAATCTGGACGAGTAG
- a CDS encoding CvpA family protein, which yields MLESITAFDGIALAVVVISGIMGFARGFLRELATLGAFIGALAAAYYARVFFHDDLSALLPPNLAPWTADVILLIVAFIIVYVLIAWIGQRLSKNIHGAEGIGMFDHVAGAVFGVLRGFVALVFFVVLLGLVLEQSRIPSFIQNGISYPPLRNMADFVNVEAAKVGKEVQAPLSSEEENGQ from the coding sequence ATGCTTGAGTCCATTACAGCTTTCGACGGAATCGCGCTGGCGGTTGTCGTGATCTCAGGGATCATGGGGTTTGCCCGTGGATTTCTCAGGGAACTGGCCACTCTGGGCGCTTTCATCGGCGCACTCGCCGCGGCTTATTATGCCCGCGTGTTCTTCCATGATGACCTGTCCGCCCTGCTGCCGCCGAATCTGGCGCCCTGGACCGCGGACGTGATTCTGCTGATCGTGGCCTTCATCATCGTTTATGTGCTGATTGCGTGGATCGGACAGCGACTTTCGAAAAATATCCATGGCGCAGAAGGCATCGGCATGTTCGACCATGTGGCCGGCGCCGTGTTCGGTGTGCTGCGTGGCTTCGTAGCCCTTGTTTTCTTTGTAGTCCTTCTGGGACTCGTGCTCGAACAGAGCCGGATTCCAAGCTTCATCCAGAACGGAATCAGCTATCCGCCGCTGCGGAATATGGCCGATTTCGTGAATGTTGAAGCAGCGAAGGTGGGAAAAGAGGTGCAAGCCCCCCTTTCCTCTGAAGAGGAAAACGGGCAATAG
- the purF gene encoding amidophosphoribosyltransferase, translating to MVHFDHDDDKPREECGVFGIFGNHEASLLTALGLHALQHRGQEACGITSFDGKRFPSERHMGMVGEHFGGDLRARLPGHAAIGHNRYSTQGRPMLRNIQPIFADLAGGGFAMAHNGNLTNARELRHQLVQDGSIFQSTMDTEVILHLVARSSRPRFLERLIDALQKVEGGYALVGLTGKKLIGARDPVGLRPLVLGRLGDAFVLASETCALDIIGAEFVREVENGEIVVISDKGIESHRFSQARPASPCIFEYVYFARPDSIVQGRSIYEVRRRMGHQLAAETMAEADVVVPVPDSGVPAALGFSEASGIPFQMGIIRNHYVGRTFIQPTQTGRQSAISKKHSPNKAVLEGKRVVLVDDSIVRGNTSKKIVQMVKDAGAKEIHFRSASPPIVNPDFYGIDMAAKSELFAAIHSHEEMVRELKVDSLGFLSVPGLYKAIGEPVRNNMLPQFADHCFTGEYPTPLVDYEHDESDKERQLSLLDDA from the coding sequence ATGGTCCATTTTGATCACGATGACGACAAGCCCCGCGAAGAATGTGGCGTTTTCGGAATCTTCGGAAACCACGAAGCGAGTCTTCTGACCGCTCTGGGCCTGCATGCGCTGCAGCACCGCGGACAGGAAGCCTGCGGCATCACTTCCTTCGACGGCAAACGTTTTCCCTCCGAGCGCCACATGGGCATGGTGGGCGAACATTTCGGCGGTGACCTGCGCGCCCGCCTGCCCGGCCACGCCGCCATCGGTCACAACCGCTATTCCACGCAAGGCCGGCCGATGCTCCGCAACATCCAGCCGATCTTTGCAGACCTTGCCGGTGGCGGCTTCGCCATGGCCCACAATGGCAACCTGACCAACGCCCGCGAACTGCGCCACCAGCTGGTGCAGGACGGATCGATCTTCCAGTCGACCATGGACACAGAGGTGATCCTTCACCTCGTCGCACGCTCCAGCCGTCCGCGTTTCCTCGAACGCCTGATCGACGCGCTGCAGAAAGTCGAAGGCGGCTACGCCCTGGTCGGCCTGACCGGAAAGAAGCTGATCGGTGCACGCGACCCGGTAGGCCTGCGCCCGCTCGTCCTCGGCCGCCTTGGCGACGCCTTCGTGCTGGCGTCCGAAACCTGCGCGCTGGACATCATCGGCGCCGAATTCGTGCGTGAAGTCGAGAATGGCGAGATTGTCGTCATTTCCGACAAGGGCATTGAATCCCATCGCTTCTCTCAGGCCCGCCCGGCGAGCCCCTGCATCTTCGAATATGTCTACTTCGCGCGCCCTGACAGCATTGTTCAGGGCCGCTCCATTTATGAAGTACGCCGCCGCATGGGCCACCAGCTGGCCGCGGAAACCATGGCCGAGGCCGACGTCGTCGTGCCGGTGCCGGATTCCGGTGTGCCTGCAGCGCTCGGATTCTCTGAAGCCTCCGGCATTCCGTTCCAGATGGGCATCATCCGGAACCACTATGTCGGCCGGACCTTCATCCAGCCGACCCAGACTGGCCGACAAAGCGCCATCTCCAAGAAGCACAGCCCGAACAAGGCCGTTCTGGAAGGCAAGCGCGTCGTGCTGGTGGACGACTCCATCGTTCGCGGCAACACGTCGAAAAAGATCGTTCAGATGGTGAAGGACGCCGGCGCCAAGGAAATCCATTTCCGCTCCGCCAGCCCGCCCATCGTGAATCCGGATTTCTACGGTATCGACATGGCCGCAAAATCGGAACTGTTCGCCGCCATTCACTCGCATGAGGAAATGGTGCGTGAGCTGAAGGTGGACTCCCTCGGCTTCCTGTCGGTTCCGGGCCTCTACAAGGCCATCGGCGAGCCGGTGCGCAACAACATGCTGCCCCAGTTCGCAGACCATTGCTTTACCGGCGAATACCCCACCCCGCTGGTCGATTACGAGCATGACGAGAGCGACAAGGAGCGTCAGCTGTCCCTGCTGGACGACGCGTAA
- a CDS encoding ABC transporter permease yields the protein MSNASTRKRGIPNPLAWIGAATLGLFGEIGRLAVFSARVKAAAFSPRWYFGQIWKQMIQIGFFSLPVVGMSAIFIGAALALNIYQGSGRFGAEQFVPNIVVLGITRELGATITALMLAGRVSAGISAEIGAMRVTEQIDALESLSASPYRYLYAPRFLAALVALPLLVLVADIIGVMGGWAVSVFGLGFDSTVYLRNTLDFVTRNDILTGLIKAVVFGAVIALMGCYQGDKSKAGATGVGRAATLSMVGAAVLVLATNYIMSTIFVEIGL from the coding sequence GTGTCGAACGCCTCTACCCGTAAACGCGGGATACCCAATCCGCTGGCCTGGATCGGCGCAGCGACCCTCGGTCTCTTTGGGGAGATCGGCCGTCTGGCCGTGTTCTCGGCCCGGGTGAAGGCTGCGGCGTTTTCACCGCGCTGGTATTTCGGCCAGATCTGGAAGCAGATGATCCAGATCGGCTTTTTCTCCCTGCCGGTCGTGGGCATGTCTGCCATCTTTATCGGCGCCGCGCTGGCCCTGAACATCTATCAGGGCAGCGGTCGCTTTGGCGCGGAACAATTCGTTCCGAACATCGTGGTGCTCGGCATCACCCGCGAACTTGGCGCCACGATCACGGCGCTGATGCTGGCGGGACGGGTCTCTGCCGGCATTTCCGCAGAGATCGGCGCCATGCGCGTGACCGAGCAGATCGACGCGCTGGAATCTCTCTCCGCCTCGCCCTACCGCTATCTTTATGCGCCGCGCTTCCTCGCCGCGCTAGTCGCCCTGCCGTTGCTGGTACTGGTGGCCGACATTATCGGCGTCATGGGCGGTTGGGCCGTGTCCGTCTTCGGTCTCGGCTTCGACTCCACCGTCTACCTTCGCAACACGCTCGACTTCGTGACCCGGAACGACATCCTGACCGGCCTGATCAAGGCCGTGGTCTTCGGCGCCGTGATCGCGCTGATGGGCTGTTACCAGGGGGACAAGTCCAAGGCCGGCGCAACCGGCGTTGGACGCGCGGCGACCCTCTCCATGGTCGGGGCCGCTGTCCTTGTGCTCGCCACCAACTATATCATGTCGACCATCTTCGTGGAGATCGGCCTGTGA
- a CDS encoding MFS transporter, with translation MEEPVESIADEITEDAAGDVTSPVSGISEALTAGASLLSTASHWRARRIRRVVKIELPAYLLVQCSWFMAFGLQMVLFPYLITDPNHLHRDGLALGLANMALSGPSVIFLLLGGVVAERADGKRLLILLHLLAAAPALALAAFVWKGTLTYPAMIAYGLTIGTVGAFMMPARDSIVNEVVERRARVGSGVTLQLGVTLATMAQFVAQIGGLIIGGYADKLTKMPDLLGGFGVGPIPAEQLLFIQGSVLACGAIFALWLGKGRQLLSSGRGMKSALADIADGFHAVRSDGKLWAMTALMFGVGIFVIGAFLVVLPIVNRDIYGFGPDGIRDMFVTFWMGAFVSSVVLSIFKRIKRQGRLLLIAQFLASLSILLMMWPIPHWGFLTIVFVWGLAAGISIAMSRSIVQDAAPKEKLARVLSIYQLGFMAGAPFGAFIMGALVDLFGPAKIAIVPAGGMIILILWMVFFTPVWNMKGSAWLAHRDNA, from the coding sequence ATGGAAGAACCGGTCGAATCCATTGCCGATGAAATAACCGAGGACGCGGCGGGCGACGTCACGTCCCCGGTCAGCGGTATCAGTGAAGCACTGACGGCAGGCGCTTCGCTCCTGTCGACGGCCAGCCACTGGCGCGCCCGGCGCATCCGCCGGGTCGTGAAGATCGAGCTGCCGGCCTACCTTCTGGTCCAGTGCAGCTGGTTCATGGCGTTCGGCCTCCAGATGGTGCTGTTCCCCTATCTGATTACAGACCCCAACCACCTGCACCGGGATGGCCTCGCACTCGGGCTCGCCAACATGGCTTTGTCCGGCCCCTCGGTGATTTTCCTTCTGCTCGGAGGCGTGGTCGCCGAGCGTGCGGACGGCAAGCGCCTGCTGATCCTGCTGCACCTTCTGGCTGCGGCCCCTGCCCTGGCGCTGGCCGCCTTTGTCTGGAAAGGTACGCTGACCTACCCGGCCATGATTGCCTATGGCCTCACCATCGGCACGGTTGGCGCCTTCATGATGCCCGCCCGGGACTCGATCGTGAATGAAGTCGTGGAACGCCGCGCCCGGGTCGGGTCCGGCGTCACGCTGCAACTCGGCGTGACCCTGGCCACCATGGCGCAGTTTGTCGCCCAGATCGGCGGCCTGATCATCGGCGGCTATGCTGACAAGCTGACGAAAATGCCTGACCTGCTGGGTGGTTTCGGCGTTGGCCCGATCCCTGCGGAGCAACTCCTCTTCATTCAGGGCAGCGTCCTGGCCTGCGGCGCCATCTTTGCGCTTTGGCTGGGCAAGGGCCGCCAGTTGCTCAGCAGCGGCCGCGGCATGAAAAGCGCCCTTGCCGACATCGCCGACGGTTTCCACGCCGTGCGCTCCGACGGGAAGCTCTGGGCGATGACGGCCCTGATGTTCGGCGTCGGCATCTTCGTGATCGGCGCGTTCCTCGTGGTGCTGCCCATCGTCAACCGAGATATTTACGGCTTCGGCCCGGACGGCATCCGGGACATGTTCGTGACGTTCTGGATGGGCGCGTTCGTCTCGTCCGTCGTCCTGTCGATCTTCAAACGCATCAAGCGGCAGGGGCGGCTGTTGCTGATCGCCCAGTTCCTGGCCTCGCTGAGCATTCTCTTGATGATGTGGCCGATCCCGCACTGGGGCTTCCTCACCATCGTGTTCGTCTGGGGGCTGGCTGCGGGCATTTCGATCGCCATGAGCCGCTCCATCGTTCAGGACGCGGCGCCGAAGGAAAAGCTTGCCCGCGTGCTGTCGATCTACCAGCTCGGTTTCATGGCGGGGGCGCCGTTCGGCGCCTTTATCATGGGGGCCCTGGTCGACCTGTTCGGCCCGGCAAAGATCGCCATCGTGCCGGCAGGCGGCATGATCATCCTGATCCTCTGGATGGTCTTCTTCACGCCGGTCTGGAACATGAAAGGCTCGGCCTGGCTCGCCCATCGCGACAATGCCTGA
- the radA gene encoding DNA repair protein RadA, whose protein sequence is MAKTATTAFVCQSCGEVHSKWSGKCNGCGEWNTLVEEVTGGVPGGLAAPKTGSKRSSKAEFVALNDTAEAPTRIVMGVNELDRVFGGGIVPSSATLIGGDPGIGKSTLLLQVAARLARNGLKTVYVSGEEAAPQIQERAKRLKVAESPVQLATETDLRKIISALKAAEPDFVVIDSIQTLWSDSLEAAPGSVAQVRACAQELTRWAKKSGAALVLVGHVTKEGTIAGPRVVEHMVDAVFYFEGERGHQFRILRAVKNRFGPTDEIGIFEMHQYGLAPAKEPSALFLSADGESEGGAAVFAAMEGSRPVLAEVQALVAKSAYGTPRRSVVGWDSGRLAMLLAVLEARCGITLAGMDVYLSVAGGYKIMEPAGDLSAAAALLTSLSANPAPERSVFFGEVALSGAVRPVSRMEQRLKEAERLGFERAFVPEGAPTAVDGLTVTPIKRLIDLVELLAPDALNA, encoded by the coding sequence ATGGCCAAAACCGCAACCACCGCCTTTGTCTGCCAGTCCTGCGGGGAAGTGCACTCCAAATGGAGCGGCAAGTGCAATGGTTGCGGGGAATGGAACACGCTGGTCGAGGAAGTCACCGGCGGCGTGCCCGGCGGCCTCGCGGCGCCGAAGACAGGCTCCAAGCGTTCCAGCAAGGCGGAATTCGTTGCGCTGAACGACACGGCCGAGGCGCCGACGCGGATCGTGATGGGCGTGAACGAGCTGGACCGCGTGTTCGGTGGCGGCATCGTGCCATCTTCCGCGACGCTGATCGGGGGTGACCCCGGGATCGGTAAATCGACGCTGTTGCTGCAGGTTGCGGCGCGCCTTGCCCGCAACGGACTGAAGACCGTCTATGTTTCCGGCGAGGAAGCGGCGCCCCAGATCCAGGAACGCGCAAAGCGGCTCAAAGTGGCCGAAAGTCCCGTCCAGCTCGCAACGGAAACGGACTTACGCAAGATCATAAGCGCACTAAAGGCTGCCGAGCCGGACTTTGTCGTGATCGACTCGATCCAGACATTGTGGTCCGACAGCCTCGAAGCGGCCCCCGGCTCCGTCGCCCAGGTCCGGGCCTGTGCACAGGAGCTGACGCGCTGGGCCAAGAAGTCCGGCGCGGCGCTCGTGCTGGTCGGCCACGTGACCAAGGAGGGCACCATCGCCGGTCCGCGCGTCGTGGAGCACATGGTGGACGCCGTCTTCTATTTCGAAGGCGAGCGCGGCCACCAGTTCCGCATCCTGCGCGCCGTGAAGAACCGTTTCGGCCCGACCGACGAGATCGGCATTTTCGAGATGCACCAGTACGGCCTCGCCCCGGCGAAGGAGCCCTCAGCCCTGTTCCTCAGTGCAGATGGCGAGAGCGAGGGCGGCGCCGCCGTGTTCGCAGCCATGGAAGGCTCACGCCCCGTGCTGGCCGAAGTTCAGGCGCTGGTCGCCAAGAGCGCCTATGGCACGCCGCGGCGCAGCGTCGTCGGCTGGGACTCCGGCCGCCTCGCCATGCTGCTGGCTGTGCTGGAAGCGCGCTGCGGCATTACGCTGGCGGGCATGGACGTCTATCTCTCCGTGGCCGGTGGCTACAAGATCATGGAACCCGCAGGCGACCTCTCCGCCGCCGCCGCCCTGCTCACCTCCCTTTCCGCCAATCCCGCGCCGGAACGCAGCGTGTTTTTCGGTGAAGTGGCGCTATCTGGCGCCGTGCGGCCAGTCAGCCGGATGGAACAACGCCTCAAGGAAGCGGAACGATTGGGCTTCGAGCGCGCTTTTGTCCCGGAAGGCGCGCCGACCGCAGTGGACGGCTTGACCGTGACGCCGATTAAACGGCTTATCGACCTTGTGGAATTGCTTGCCCCGGACGCACTGAATGCTTGA
- a CDS encoding YafY family protein has translation MRRTERLFQIIQILRRKNRPVTGRELAEELETSLRTLYRDMAELIAQRVPIRGEAGTGYVLDSGYDMPPLMLTTDELEAAVLGARWVAARGDARLVRGAEDLIAKLSTAVPLDLQPVIMDAGLVPVSFRKRPEDSFDVALVREAIRTQKKLDLGYADEAGNITRRTVWPFLIVYADDIRMMCAWCELREGFRHFRTDRVQQVEMLEARFPERVARLRKRWETVREEERKCETTRPDSGASR, from the coding sequence ATGAGACGCACCGAGAGACTGTTCCAGATCATCCAGATCCTCCGCCGGAAGAACCGCCCGGTGACGGGGCGGGAGTTGGCGGAGGAGCTTGAGACCAGCCTTCGCACGCTCTACCGCGACATGGCCGAGCTGATCGCGCAGCGCGTGCCGATCCGCGGGGAGGCAGGCACAGGCTATGTGCTGGACTCCGGCTACGACATGCCGCCGCTGATGCTGACGACGGACGAGTTGGAGGCCGCCGTGCTGGGCGCCCGCTGGGTGGCTGCGCGCGGCGATGCGCGGCTGGTGCGCGGGGCAGAGGATTTGATCGCGAAGCTGTCGACCGCCGTGCCGCTGGATTTGCAGCCCGTCATCATGGATGCAGGGCTCGTCCCGGTCAGCTTCCGCAAGCGGCCGGAGGACTCATTCGATGTGGCGCTGGTGCGTGAAGCCATCCGTACACAGAAGAAGCTGGATCTTGGTTATGCCGACGAGGCAGGCAATATCACGCGCCGCACGGTGTGGCCGTTCCTGATCGTTTATGCCGACGACATCCGCATGATGTGTGCCTGGTGCGAGCTGCGAGAGGGCTTCCGCCACTTCCGGACCGACCGGGTACAACAGGTCGAGATGCTGGAGGCACGCTTCCCGGAACGGGTCGCGCGCCTGCGCAAACGGTGGGAAACGGTCCGAGAGGAAGAGCGCAAGTGTGAAACTACTCGTCCAGATTCAGGCGCATCTCGGTGA
- a CDS encoding SDR family NAD(P)-dependent oxidoreductase — protein MTQPRLILVTGASRGIGRSAALHLAKQGDVVIAIARSKLALEKLDDEIRALGSEAVLVPMDLKDTKGIETLGKVIGEQFGRLDGLVANAGILGTLGPLETCGPRSFEETIAVNLNANFHLIRALAPWLHKSDAPRTVFVTSSVARHPRAFWGPYQAAKAGLEAMVLGWADEQENLSLRANLFNPGGTRTGMRAEAMPGEDPMSIPSPDDVAAELVKLVSKDETRTGQLINYREVAAAH, from the coding sequence ATGACCCAACCCCGTCTTATCCTCGTGACCGGCGCCTCCCGTGGCATCGGCCGGTCTGCCGCCCTGCACCTTGCGAAACAGGGTGACGTCGTCATCGCCATTGCCCGCTCGAAACTGGCCCTTGAAAAGCTGGACGACGAAATCCGCGCCCTCGGCAGCGAGGCTGTTCTGGTGCCGATGGACCTGAAGGACACCAAGGGCATCGAGACGCTGGGCAAGGTGATTGGCGAACAGTTTGGCCGCCTCGATGGCCTCGTCGCCAATGCGGGCATCCTTGGCACGCTTGGACCGCTGGAGACATGCGGGCCGCGCAGCTTCGAGGAAACGATTGCGGTGAACCTGAATGCCAACTTCCACCTGATCCGCGCGCTCGCCCCCTGGCTGCACAAGTCGGACGCCCCGCGCACCGTGTTCGTAACATCCAGCGTGGCCCGCCACCCCCGTGCCTTCTGGGGCCCCTACCAGGCCGCAAAGGCCGGGCTCGAAGCCATGGTGCTCGGCTGGGCTGACGAGCAGGAGAATTTGTCCCTGCGCGCGAACCTGTTCAATCCGGGCGGCACCCGCACCGGCATGCGCGCCGAAGCCATGCCCGGCGAAGACCCGATGAGCATTCCGTCACCGGACGATGTGGCTGCAGAACTGGTCAAACTGGTCAGCAAGGATGAGACGCGGACGGGCCAGCTGATCAACTACCGCGAAGTCGCCGCCGCGCATTGA